From Cellulomonas oligotrophica, a single genomic window includes:
- a CDS encoding ABC transporter substrate-binding protein, translating to MKRTRLAAGALCVAMAGALTLTACSGDSGDDGTKTLTFMFRGGPDEKAAYEAAIDRYTEATGVEVEMIVTDADQYATKLQAAVAGNNVPDVFYIEQATLQSYVSSGILMDITDEVAESGVDLDNIWQYGVDSYRFDGTVQGTPDGALYGLPKDVGPFSFGYNKTMLEEAGIELPDPDEPLTWEEFVEICKTLTTDTDGDGAVDQWGTGLNVQWNLQSMVWSNGGDWTNADHTQVTVDTPEFAEALQKFADLTNVDQVTPSASDAATLDTYQRWMAGEIGFFPVGPWDVSVYNDLDFEYDLIPWPTVGDAGSATWLGSLGIGVSAMTEHPQEAVNLVTYLSADAEAQQTLVDANIQVPNLIDVAEEWAAAEDAEPANRQEFLDIAQDYGRAMPAAFTYGAEWYDELWTNIQPVLDGEQTAEDYLAETQPKMQALLDESLANAEMAAGG from the coding sequence ATGAAGAGGACCAGGCTCGCCGCCGGCGCGCTGTGCGTGGCGATGGCCGGCGCGCTCACCCTGACCGCGTGCAGCGGCGACAGCGGTGACGACGGCACGAAGACGCTCACGTTCATGTTCCGCGGCGGACCGGACGAGAAGGCGGCCTATGAGGCGGCCATCGACCGGTACACCGAGGCGACGGGCGTCGAGGTGGAGATGATCGTCACCGACGCCGACCAGTACGCCACGAAGCTGCAGGCCGCCGTGGCCGGCAACAACGTGCCCGACGTGTTCTACATCGAGCAGGCCACGCTCCAGTCGTACGTGTCGTCCGGGATCCTCATGGACATCACCGACGAGGTGGCCGAGTCCGGCGTGGACCTCGACAACATCTGGCAGTACGGCGTCGACTCGTACCGCTTCGACGGCACGGTCCAGGGCACGCCCGACGGCGCCCTGTACGGCCTGCCCAAGGACGTCGGCCCGTTCTCCTTCGGGTACAACAAGACGATGCTCGAGGAGGCCGGGATCGAGCTGCCCGACCCCGACGAGCCGCTGACGTGGGAGGAGTTCGTCGAGATCTGCAAGACCCTCACGACGGACACCGACGGCGACGGCGCGGTCGACCAGTGGGGCACCGGCCTCAACGTGCAGTGGAACCTCCAGTCGATGGTCTGGAGCAACGGCGGGGACTGGACCAACGCCGACCACACGCAGGTCACGGTCGACACCCCGGAGTTCGCCGAGGCGCTGCAGAAGTTCGCCGACCTCACCAACGTCGACCAGGTCACGCCGTCCGCCTCCGACGCCGCGACGCTCGACACGTACCAGCGCTGGATGGCCGGCGAGATCGGCTTCTTCCCGGTCGGCCCGTGGGACGTCAGCGTGTACAACGACCTCGACTTCGAGTACGACCTCATCCCCTGGCCCACCGTCGGCGACGCCGGCTCGGCCACGTGGCTCGGCTCGCTCGGCATCGGCGTCTCCGCCATGACGGAGCACCCGCAGGAGGCCGTGAACCTGGTGACGTACCTGTCGGCCGACGCGGAGGCGCAGCAGACGCTGGTCGACGCGAACATCCAGGTCCCCAACCTGATCGACGTCGCCGAGGAGTGGGCCGCCGCGGAGGACGCCGAGCCGGCCAACCGCCAGGAGTTCCTCGACATCGCCCAGGACTACGGGCGCGCCATGCCCGCCGCGTTCACCTACGGCGCCGAGTGGTACGACGAGCTCTGGACCAACATCCAGCCGGTCCTCGACGGCGAGCAGACCGCCGAGGACTACCTCGCCGAGACGCAGCCGAAGATGCAGGCGCTGCTCGACGAGTCCCTCGCCAACGCCGAGATGGCCGCGGGCGGCTGA
- a CDS encoding carbohydrate ABC transporter permease produces the protein MTEVAADTAPPTAPRASAARPTLRDRRARNRLHRVEHRWALAFVAPPVLGFLLFTLYPVGFAVYASLTSWNGLGPMRFVGLENYVTLLGDEYFRLSMFNTFFYMIGIPVGLVLALLLAIALNRKIPGRTAFRTIYYIPVISSLAAIAIVWQFAYNGDFGLVNQVLSWFGIQGPDWLQNTATVKPAIILMAVWKGLGYSMLLYLAAIQSVPASLYEAASLDGANAFQKLRSITLPMVRPVTFFLVVTNIIAGAQIFTEINIMTPTGGPEMSSASIVWYIVRKAFRYQQMGYATAMSIVLGILVFVITLIQFRLNRRNSFSIE, from the coding sequence ATGACCGAAGTCGCGGCCGACACGGCCCCGCCGACGGCGCCCCGCGCGAGCGCCGCCCGACCGACGCTGCGCGACCGACGCGCGCGCAACCGCCTGCACCGCGTCGAGCACCGGTGGGCCCTGGCCTTCGTCGCGCCGCCGGTCCTGGGCTTCCTGCTCTTCACGCTCTACCCCGTCGGCTTCGCGGTGTACGCGTCCCTGACCAGCTGGAACGGCCTGGGCCCGATGCGGTTCGTCGGCCTCGAGAACTACGTGACGCTGCTCGGCGACGAGTACTTCCGCCTGAGCATGTTCAACACGTTCTTCTACATGATCGGCATCCCGGTCGGCCTCGTGCTGGCGCTGCTGCTCGCGATCGCGCTCAACCGCAAGATCCCCGGGCGCACGGCGTTCCGCACCATCTACTACATCCCCGTGATCTCCTCGCTCGCGGCCATCGCGATCGTGTGGCAGTTCGCCTACAACGGCGACTTCGGCCTGGTGAACCAGGTGCTGTCCTGGTTCGGCATCCAGGGCCCCGACTGGCTGCAGAACACCGCCACGGTCAAGCCCGCGATCATCCTCATGGCCGTCTGGAAGGGCCTGGGGTACTCGATGCTGCTGTACCTGGCCGCGATCCAGTCCGTGCCCGCCTCGCTCTACGAGGCCGCGTCGCTCGACGGCGCCAACGCGTTCCAGAAGCTGCGGTCGATCACGCTGCCCATGGTGCGCCCCGTGACGTTCTTCCTGGTCGTCACCAACATCATCGCCGGCGCGCAGATCTTCACCGAGATCAACATCATGACGCCGACCGGCGGGCCCGAGATGAGCTCCGCGTCGATCGTCTGGTACATCGTCCGCAAGGCGTTCCGCTACCAGCAGATGGGCTACGCCACGGCGATGTCGATCGTGCTGGGGATCCTCGTGTTCGTCATCACCCTGATCCAGTTCCGCCTCAACCGGCGCAACAGCTTCAGCATCGAGTGA
- a CDS encoding carbohydrate ABC transporter permease, which yields MTTLPTLRRTPDGAVVRRRHGGAQGESRTTNWIIFVVLAVFAVAMIAPLAWMFTTALKTKGEVFALPPVLWPSVPQWDTFVRMWSEAPILTGFRNSFVVAASVTVVGSITSSIAAFALAKMRLPAKNAIFLGLLSGLMVPYPTIMIPQFVMFSRLHWVDTLLPLIVPLLFGNIIMIFFLRQYLETVPDSLVEAAKIDGASYWTIFWRMILPMIRPAIAAQFILWFMTIWNDYLGPILYLNTPSKQTLQVVIANLNVEFATQRDYPLIMAASFVALLPILVVFLVFQRQIIESVALTGSKA from the coding sequence ATGACCACCCTCCCCACCCTGCGCCGCACCCCCGACGGCGCCGTCGTCCGCCGCCGCCACGGCGGCGCCCAGGGCGAGTCCCGCACCACCAACTGGATCATCTTCGTCGTCCTGGCGGTGTTCGCGGTCGCCATGATCGCGCCGCTGGCCTGGATGTTCACGACCGCGCTGAAGACCAAGGGCGAGGTCTTCGCGCTGCCGCCCGTGCTGTGGCCGAGCGTCCCCCAGTGGGACACGTTCGTGCGCATGTGGTCCGAGGCGCCGATCCTCACCGGGTTCCGCAACAGCTTCGTGGTCGCCGCGTCGGTCACCGTCGTCGGCTCGATCACGTCCTCGATCGCCGCGTTCGCGCTGGCCAAGATGCGCCTGCCCGCGAAGAACGCGATCTTCCTCGGCCTGCTCTCGGGCCTGATGGTGCCGTACCCGACCATCATGATCCCGCAGTTCGTGATGTTCTCGCGGCTGCACTGGGTCGACACCCTGCTGCCGCTGATCGTGCCGCTGCTGTTCGGCAACATCATCATGATCTTCTTCCTGCGGCAGTACCTGGAGACCGTCCCGGACTCGCTGGTCGAGGCCGCGAAGATCGACGGCGCGTCGTACTGGACGATCTTCTGGCGGATGATCCTGCCGATGATCCGCCCCGCGATCGCGGCGCAGTTCATCCTCTGGTTCATGACGATCTGGAACGACTACCTCGGGCCGATCCTCTACCTGAACACCCCCAGCAAGCAGACCCTCCAGGTCGTGATCGCCAACCTCAACGTGGAGTTCGCCACGCAGCGCGACTACCCGCTGATCATGGCCGCGTCCTTCGTGGCGCTGCTGCCCATCCTCGTCGTGTTCCTGGTCTTCCAGCGGCAGATCATCGAGTCCGTCGCCCTGACCGGCAGCAAGGCCTGA
- a CDS encoding arabinan endo-1,5-alpha-L-arabinosidase — protein sequence MTTTDPAPVLDTTGWGAEHTHDPTAVRDDDGTYWLFSTDACSDGPVRGGVQVRRSRDLVTWELHGWALPGVPPAAAAWTGAQGLWAPEVVRVGDEWRMYWSASSFGSRTSAIGLAVAPHPAGPWEDRGLVVTSTHPVLPEGVSPHGDGSPNAIDANVVVDGDRHWLVYGSFFGGLHALELDPATGLVDGCRPGEPSPGPGVLLVRRPAEVEGAVEGPYVLPRPGGGWAMLASWDSLFTSYHLRAAVAPAVTGPWTDRTGLDLRTSVAEPPTPGTVVLAGHRLPGGPGLRAPGHASVLTEPARDGRPGRQLLVHHVRDDDAPERHRVQVRRLVWTRDGWPLVSPQPWAGEARETDDETAWPDDVAALAGTWELLDPGADPRTVQLARTGTLDVVDPAAHGSGRFSWCTADGARVEAVVAPAWDAVRDRATTVVLALDERGRVTAGTRTPDA from the coding sequence GTGACCACCACCGACCCGGCCCCGGTCCTGGACACCACGGGCTGGGGGGCCGAGCACACCCACGACCCGACCGCGGTGCGCGACGACGACGGCACGTACTGGCTGTTCTCGACCGACGCGTGCAGCGACGGCCCCGTCCGCGGCGGCGTCCAGGTGCGCCGCTCGCGCGACCTGGTGACGTGGGAGCTGCACGGGTGGGCGCTGCCCGGCGTGCCGCCCGCCGCAGCCGCGTGGACGGGCGCCCAGGGCCTGTGGGCCCCCGAGGTCGTCCGCGTCGGCGACGAGTGGCGCATGTACTGGTCGGCGTCGTCGTTCGGCTCGCGGACCTCCGCGATCGGGCTCGCCGTCGCCCCGCACCCCGCGGGACCGTGGGAGGACCGCGGGCTCGTCGTCACCAGCACCCACCCGGTGCTGCCCGAGGGCGTCAGCCCGCACGGCGACGGCTCCCCCAACGCGATCGACGCGAACGTCGTCGTCGACGGCGACCGGCACTGGCTCGTGTACGGGTCGTTCTTCGGCGGGCTGCACGCCCTCGAGCTCGACCCCGCGACCGGCCTGGTCGACGGGTGCCGCCCCGGCGAGCCCAGCCCCGGACCGGGCGTGCTGCTCGTGCGGCGGCCCGCGGAGGTCGAGGGCGCCGTGGAGGGTCCGTACGTTCTGCCGCGCCCCGGCGGCGGGTGGGCGATGCTCGCGTCGTGGGACTCGCTGTTCACCAGCTACCACCTGCGCGCCGCCGTCGCCCCCGCCGTGACGGGCCCGTGGACCGACCGCACCGGGCTCGACCTGCGCACGTCCGTCGCCGAGCCCCCCACGCCCGGCACCGTCGTGCTCGCGGGGCACCGTCTGCCCGGCGGCCCCGGGCTGCGGGCGCCCGGCCACGCGTCCGTGCTGACCGAGCCGGCCCGTGACGGCCGCCCGGGGCGCCAGCTCCTCGTGCACCACGTGCGCGACGACGACGCGCCCGAGCGGCACCGCGTGCAGGTCCGACGCCTCGTCTGGACCCGCGACGGGTGGCCGCTGGTCTCGCCGCAGCCGTGGGCGGGCGAGGCCCGCGAGACCGACGACGAGACGGCCTGGCCGGACGACGTCGCCGCCCTGGCCGGCACGTGGGAGCTGCTCGACCCGGGCGCCGACCCGCGCACCGTCCAGCTCGCGCGCACCGGCACCCTCGACGTCGTCGACCCCGCCGCGCACGGCTCCGGCCGCTTCAGCTGGTGCACGGCCGACGGCGCCCGCGTCGAGGCGGTCGTCGCCCCCGCCTGGGACGCCGTGCGCGACCGGGCGACCACGGTGGTCCTCGCGCTCGACGAGCGCGGACGCGTCACCGCTGGCACCCGCACGCCGGACGCGTGA
- a CDS encoding YesL family protein yields the protein MQDEPPGWAGRVMVWLRWVAHVVAVQLLLVLGTLAGGVVLGLLPSLDAAGRLLAALTAGTPSTHVWRDFWHAWRAGLRRLNLLGAPLWPAAALLVADAAVLEALDGAPAAALQAVLVIATSWLAVVLAWLPPVARRYDDTAPRTWRLLLLAPLLGPGTALGVLVVVVVWGLTLVVAPVLAPLVGVTAPLLATGWLVDVRLDRIDAAAATAAPR from the coding sequence GTGCAGGACGAACCCCCCGGCTGGGCCGGACGCGTGATGGTGTGGCTGCGCTGGGTCGCGCACGTCGTGGCCGTGCAGCTGCTGCTCGTGCTCGGCACCCTCGCCGGCGGCGTCGTCCTGGGCCTGCTGCCCTCCCTCGACGCCGCGGGACGGCTGCTGGCCGCGCTGACCGCGGGCACCCCGTCGACCCACGTGTGGCGCGACTTCTGGCACGCCTGGCGGGCGGGCCTGCGCCGCCTCAACCTGCTCGGCGCCCCCCTGTGGCCCGCCGCGGCGCTGCTCGTGGCCGACGCCGCCGTGCTGGAGGCGCTGGACGGCGCCCCCGCCGCCGCCCTGCAGGCCGTGCTGGTGATCGCCACGTCGTGGCTCGCGGTGGTCCTCGCCTGGCTGCCGCCGGTGGCCCGCCGCTACGACGACACCGCGCCGCGCACGTGGCGCCTGCTGCTGCTGGCCCCCCTGCTCGGCCCGGGCACCGCGCTCGGCGTCCTGGTCGTGGTCGTGGTCTGGGGCCTGACGCTCGTCGTCGCCCCCGTCCTCGCCCCGCTCGTGGGCGTGACGGCGCCCCTGCTGGCCACGGGCTGGCTGGTCGACGTCCGGCTCGACCGGATCGACGCCGCAGCCGCGACCGCGGCCCCGCGCTGA
- a CDS encoding LacI family DNA-binding transcriptional regulator has translation MHDVAARAGVSIKTVSNVVNGYPYIRESTRTKVEEAIAELGYHVNVSARNLRRGRTGLIGLAVPELSLPYFAELADSVIRAAEERGVTVLIEQTGAVRERELEVLTGQRRMFTDGLIYSPLALGPEDVDALGVDYPMVLLGERIFGGPADHVTMSNVEAARAATAHLLSLGRRRIAVVGAHAGESVGSAALRVQGYRAALEDAGVPFDPALVGEAGLWHRATGAETMARLLDDGVEIDAVFGLNDALALGALHTLHARRVDVPGTIAVIGFDDVEETAYSSPTLSTVHPGREQIAATAVDLLLARIDAPDVDRPFQQVVADFSIVARESTLGQGAAPQVLPR, from the coding sequence ATGCACGACGTGGCGGCGCGGGCCGGCGTGTCGATCAAGACCGTGTCCAACGTGGTCAACGGCTACCCGTACATCCGGGAGTCGACCCGCACGAAGGTCGAGGAGGCGATCGCCGAGCTCGGCTACCACGTCAACGTCTCGGCCCGGAACCTGCGCCGCGGGCGCACCGGCCTCATCGGCCTCGCGGTGCCGGAGCTGTCGCTGCCGTACTTCGCCGAGCTCGCGGACTCCGTGATCCGGGCGGCCGAGGAGCGTGGCGTCACGGTGCTCATCGAGCAGACGGGCGCGGTGCGCGAGCGCGAGCTCGAGGTGCTCACCGGCCAGCGGCGCATGTTCACCGACGGCCTGATCTACTCCCCGCTGGCCCTGGGGCCCGAGGACGTGGACGCCCTGGGGGTCGACTACCCGATGGTCCTGCTCGGCGAGCGGATCTTCGGCGGCCCGGCGGACCACGTGACGATGAGCAACGTCGAGGCGGCGCGCGCCGCGACGGCGCACCTGCTGTCCCTCGGGCGGCGGCGCATCGCGGTGGTCGGCGCGCACGCGGGGGAGTCCGTGGGCTCGGCCGCGTTGCGCGTGCAGGGCTACCGGGCCGCCCTGGAGGACGCGGGCGTGCCCTTCGACCCCGCGCTCGTCGGGGAGGCGGGGCTGTGGCACCGCGCGACGGGTGCGGAGACGATGGCCCGCCTGCTCGACGACGGCGTCGAGATCGACGCGGTGTTCGGGCTCAACGACGCCCTCGCGCTCGGGGCGCTGCACACGCTGCACGCCCGGCGCGTCGACGTGCCGGGCACGATCGCGGTGATCGGATTCGACGACGTCGAGGAGACCGCGTACTCCTCGCCGACGCTGTCGACCGTGCACCCCGGGCGCGAGCAGATCGCCGCGACGGCCGTGGACCTGCTGCTCGCGCGCATCGACGCGCCGGACGTGGACCGCCCGTTCCAGCAGGTGGTGGCCGACTTCTCGATCGTGGCGCGCGAGTCGACGCTCGGTCAGGGCGCCGCCCCGCAGGTCCTGCCGCGCTGA
- a CDS encoding glycoside hydrolase family 127 protein, protein MTPSSPAPSPVPSAIPARATPARPATGPDGPCVPRADVGRLRPLPFDAVTLTTGGPLGAWQDRNRTATLPHVLDRLETSGVLDNLRVAAGLQDGTHRGFNFADTDLHKTLEALAWEAGRVPDDQPWEAFVTDAVALLAQAQRPDGYLDSHVQLTAPDAAFADLRWGHELYVLGHLLQAAVARARTTGRTDLLDVATRFAALVDDRFGPGGADGCCGHPEVETALVELYRLTGERRWLDLARRQVDLRGAGLLGEGPFPPVYHQDHVPVREATEVGGHAVRQLYLLAGVADVAAETGEQALLDALVRLWDSAERTRTYVTGGLGAHHKDEAFGDAYELPPDRAYAETCAAIALVHWAWRMLLLTGEGRYADAVERALHNAVPAATSHDGRRFTYSNPLQLRTGHDGSSEYSPSERLDWFACACCPPNLARLAASLHAYVATTSAAGVQLHLYADAHVRLDDGTVLGVRTAYPADGRVEVTADALVRPLALRVPGWADAARVRLEVDGLARPVEVVDGYVHVPASSAAPVRRVVLDLPVEPVALVAHPRVDAVRGCVAVRRGPVVMCLEHADLPDGVVLEDVAVVPGTLEDAPGLPGLDVPVTVRARGVHVPSGDLPAWSPYGAAPPEPAEIELRLVPYHAWGNRGVGAMRVWVPLAPDPAAPAGLPGCAPDGRAAR, encoded by the coding sequence GTGACACCGTCGTCGCCTGCACCGTCGCCCGTCCCGTCGGCCATCCCGGCCCGGGCGACGCCCGCCCGCCCCGCCACGGGCCCCGACGGGCCGTGCGTCCCGCGCGCCGACGTCGGCCGCCTGCGCCCGCTGCCCTTCGACGCCGTGACCCTGACGACCGGCGGCCCGCTCGGCGCGTGGCAGGACCGCAACCGCACGGCGACCCTGCCGCACGTGCTCGATCGGCTCGAGACCTCCGGGGTCCTCGACAACCTCCGCGTCGCGGCGGGCCTGCAGGACGGCACGCACCGGGGGTTCAACTTCGCGGACACGGACCTGCACAAGACCCTCGAGGCCCTCGCGTGGGAGGCCGGCCGCGTCCCCGACGACCAGCCGTGGGAGGCCTTCGTCACGGACGCCGTCGCGCTGCTGGCGCAGGCGCAGCGCCCCGACGGGTACCTCGACTCGCACGTGCAGCTCACCGCCCCCGACGCCGCCTTCGCCGACCTGCGCTGGGGTCACGAGCTGTACGTCCTCGGGCACCTGCTGCAGGCCGCCGTCGCCCGGGCCCGCACCACCGGGCGCACCGACCTGCTGGACGTGGCCACGCGGTTCGCCGCCCTCGTCGACGACCGGTTCGGCCCCGGCGGGGCCGACGGGTGCTGCGGGCACCCGGAGGTCGAGACCGCCCTCGTCGAGCTGTACCGGCTCACGGGCGAGCGCCGGTGGCTCGACCTCGCCCGCCGGCAGGTCGACCTGCGCGGCGCGGGGCTGCTGGGCGAGGGTCCGTTCCCGCCCGTCTACCACCAGGACCACGTGCCGGTCCGGGAGGCCACCGAGGTCGGCGGGCACGCCGTGCGCCAGCTCTACCTGCTCGCGGGCGTCGCCGACGTCGCCGCCGAGACGGGGGAGCAGGCGCTGCTCGACGCGCTGGTGCGCCTGTGGGACTCCGCCGAGCGCACCCGCACCTACGTCACCGGTGGGCTGGGTGCGCACCACAAGGACGAGGCGTTCGGCGACGCGTACGAGCTGCCCCCGGACCGGGCGTACGCCGAGACGTGCGCGGCGATCGCGCTGGTGCACTGGGCGTGGCGCATGCTGCTGCTCACCGGCGAGGGTCGGTACGCCGACGCCGTGGAGCGCGCGCTGCACAACGCCGTGCCGGCGGCGACGTCGCACGACGGGCGGCGCTTCACGTACTCCAACCCGCTGCAGCTGCGCACGGGCCACGACGGGTCGAGCGAGTACTCCCCGTCCGAGCGCCTCGACTGGTTCGCGTGCGCGTGCTGCCCGCCGAACCTCGCCCGGCTCGCGGCCTCGCTGCACGCGTACGTGGCGACGACCTCGGCCGCGGGGGTGCAGCTGCACCTGTACGCCGACGCCCACGTGCGCCTGGACGACGGGACCGTGCTCGGCGTGCGCACCGCGTACCCCGCGGACGGCCGCGTGGAGGTCACGGCCGACGCGCTGGTGCGGCCGCTCGCGCTGCGCGTGCCCGGCTGGGCCGACGCGGCGCGCGTGCGCCTGGAGGTCGACGGGCTGGCACGCCCGGTCGAGGTGGTCGACGGGTACGTGCACGTGCCGGCCTCGTCCGCGGCACCCGTGCGGCGCGTGGTGCTGGACCTGCCGGTCGAGCCGGTCGCCCTGGTCGCGCACCCGCGGGTCGACGCGGTGCGCGGCTGCGTGGCGGTGCGGCGCGGGCCCGTGGTCATGTGCCTGGAGCACGCGGACCTGCCCGACGGGGTGGTGCTGGAGGACGTCGCGGTCGTGCCCGGCACGCTCGAGGACGCCCCCGGCCTGCCGGGTCTCGACGTGCCGGTGACGGTGCGGGCCCGGGGCGTGCACGTGCCGTCGGGCGACCTGCCCGCGTGGTCCCCGTACGGTGCCGCGCCGCCCGAGCCCGCCGAGATCGAGCTGCGTCTCGTGCCCTACCACGCGTGGGGCAACCGCGGCGTCGGTGCGATGCGGGTGTGGGTGCCCCTCGCGCCTGACCCCGCGGCGCCCGCCGGTCTGCCAGGCTGTGCCCCGGACGGGCGGGCCGCGCGATGA
- a CDS encoding 30S ribosomal protein bS22: MGSVIKKRRKRMAKKKHRKLLRKTRHQRRNKK; the protein is encoded by the coding sequence ATGGGCTCCGTCATCAAGAAGCGTCGCAAGCGCATGGCGAAGAAGAAGCACCGCAAGCTGCTGCGCAAGACGCGCCACCAGCGTCGCAACAAGAAGTGA
- a CDS encoding helix-turn-helix domain-containing protein, which yields MSEAQGRPRFLTVNEVADLMRVSRMTVYRLVHSGELPAVRVGRSFRVPQDALDAYLRSSTTVEPTGGERRSS from the coding sequence ATGAGCGAGGCACAGGGTCGTCCGCGGTTCCTCACCGTCAACGAGGTCGCCGACCTCATGCGGGTCTCGCGCATGACCGTGTACCGCCTGGTCCACTCCGGCGAGCTCCCGGCCGTGCGCGTCGGGCGCTCGTTCCGGGTCCCGCAGGACGCCCTCGACGCGTACCTGCGCAGCTCGACCACCGTGGAGCCCACCGGCGGGGAGCGGCGCTCGTCCTGA
- a CDS encoding acetoin utilization protein AcuC: MTAAGATPGAGDARVHVVWSTEMLGYDFGPGHPMSSDRIDLTIALAAQLGLLDPAAAAVVSADPASDALLTTVHEPAYVAAVHAASERGTVDLARGLGTEDDPVFPGMHEAAARVVAGTVAGALAVWEGRTPHAVNVGGGLHHAMAGAASGFCVYNDAAVAIREVLAAGARRVAYVDVDAHHGDGVQALFWDDPRVLTVSLHETGHALFPGTGYPSETGGRGAEGTAVNVALPSRTDDAGWLRALDAVVPPVLREFAPDLLVTQHGCDTHRFDPLTSLRVSVDGQRVAAGVLHDLAHEVCAGRWVALGGGGYAGVDVVPRTWAHLVGIAVHRPVDPAAQVPDEWVDAVLQRHGRLPVRRMTDGAPATFRPWSAGYDPADAVDRAVRATRAAVFPSLGLDPEW; the protein is encoded by the coding sequence ATGACGGCTGCGGGGGCGACGCCCGGTGCGGGCGACGCGCGCGTGCACGTCGTCTGGTCCACGGAGATGCTCGGGTACGACTTCGGCCCGGGCCACCCCATGTCCTCGGACCGCATCGACCTGACGATCGCGCTGGCCGCCCAGCTCGGCCTGCTCGACCCGGCGGCCGCGGCGGTCGTCAGCGCCGACCCGGCGTCCGACGCGCTGCTGACCACGGTGCACGAGCCGGCGTACGTGGCGGCCGTGCACGCGGCGTCCGAGCGCGGGACGGTCGACCTGGCGCGCGGACTGGGCACCGAGGACGACCCGGTCTTCCCCGGGATGCACGAGGCGGCCGCCCGGGTGGTCGCCGGCACCGTGGCGGGTGCGCTCGCGGTCTGGGAGGGGCGCACGCCGCACGCGGTCAACGTGGGCGGGGGCCTGCACCACGCGATGGCCGGGGCGGCCTCGGGGTTCTGCGTCTACAACGACGCCGCCGTCGCGATCCGCGAGGTGCTCGCGGCCGGCGCGCGCCGCGTCGCGTACGTCGACGTGGACGCCCACCACGGGGACGGCGTGCAGGCGCTGTTCTGGGACGACCCGCGCGTGCTGACGGTGTCGCTGCACGAGACCGGCCACGCCCTGTTCCCGGGCACCGGGTACCCGTCGGAGACCGGCGGGCGGGGGGCGGAGGGCACGGCCGTCAACGTGGCGCTGCCGTCGCGCACCGACGACGCGGGGTGGCTGCGGGCGCTCGACGCGGTCGTGCCGCCGGTGCTGCGCGAGTTCGCCCCCGACCTGCTGGTGACCCAGCACGGGTGCGACACGCACCGGTTCGACCCGCTGACGTCGCTGCGGGTCTCGGTCGACGGTCAGCGGGTGGCGGCGGGCGTCCTGCACGACCTGGCGCACGAGGTCTGCGCGGGGCGCTGGGTGGCGCTGGGCGGCGGGGGGTACGCGGGCGTCGACGTGGTGCCGCGCACGTGGGCGCACCTCGTCGGGATCGCGGTGCACCGGCCGGTCGACCCGGCGGCGCAGGTGCCCGACGAGTGGGTCGACGCGGTGCTCCAGCGGCACGGGCGGCTGCCCGTGCGGCGGATGACCGACGGCGCCCCGGCGACGTTCCGCCCCTGGTCGGCGGGCTACGACCCGGCCGACGCGGTGGACCGTGCCGTGCGGGCGACGCGGGCGGCGGTGTTCCCGTCGCTCGGCCTCGACCCGGAGTGGTGA